GCACGGCGGCTGCGCGAGCGGTACAAGGGCAGCACGGTGACCTACTCCCCCAAAGTCTTTCTGCCCGTCACCAACCTCTGCCGTGACTTCTGCGGCTACTGCACTTTTCGCAAGGATCCGAACGATCCGGAGGCCTGGACCATGATGCCGGACGAGATCCGGACCTGGTCGCGCGACGGCCGTGCTCGCGGCTGTCGCGAAGCGTTGCTGTGCCTCGGCGACAAACCGGAGCTGGTGTTCAAGTCCTACCGCACTACGCTGGCCGCGCTCGGCCACCGCACCACCATCGAGTACGTCCGGCGCGCCTGCGAGATCGCGCTCGCCGAGGGCTTGCTGCCGCACACCAATGCCGGGCTGATGACCCGAGCTGAGATGGCTAGCCTCAAGCCGGTAAACGCGAGCATGGGGCTGATGCTGGAAAGCATGAGCCCGCGGCTCTGCCAAAAAGGCGGCCCGCACCATCACGCCCCCGACAAGGACCCGGCACTGCGCCTGCAAATGATCCACGAAGCCGGCGAGCTGCAGATCCCCTTCACCACCGGCATTCTTGTAGGCATCGGCGAGACCCGCGCCGAATGCGTTACCAGTCTGCTGGCGATTCGCGCCGCGCACCAGCGCTGCGGCCACATCCAGGAAGTCATCGTGCAGAATTTCCGCGCCAAGCCGAGCAGCGCGATGGCGGTGAGCCCCGAGCCCGACACGCTCGAGCTGGCGCGCACGATCGCGGTCTGCCGCCTGCTGATGCCGGCCATGAACATCCAGGCGCCGCCCAACCTGAGCCCCTACGATCACCGCCTCATCCTCAACGCCGGGATCAATGATTGGGGCGGCATCTCGCCGCTGACGCGGGATTACGTCAACCCCGAGGCCCCCTGGCCCCACGTCGCCGCGCTGGCGGATACCTGCCGCGGCGCCGGCGCCAAACTCACACCGCGCCTGCCGATCTACGACGAGTTTATCGATCGGCCAGGCTTTCTCGATCCCGAGCTGCGGGCGCGCGTGCGCGCGTTCACGGCCGAAGGAGTCCTGCCATGTTGACCCGTCACATCCGTGAGCTGGTGAACGATCCGCGGCCGCTCGACACGGTGGTGGCCGCCGCCTCTCCGGCTACGCGTGCAATTCTCGAACGCGCGCTTTGCGCTCACGAGCTGAGCGTCGCCGAGGGCGTGCATCTGCTCGGCGTTACCGGCGCCGACTTGGCCGCACTGGTCAAGACCGCCGATCACGTCCGCGCCTGCGATGCCGGCAACGAAGTCACCTATGTCATCAACCGCAACATCAACTGGACCAACATTTGTTTCGTCGGCTGCCAGTTCTGCGCCTTTGCCCGCTTGCGCAACGACCAGGAGGCCTACAACCACGACGCCGACTACGTGCTGGACAAGGTGCAGGACGCGCTCGCGCGCGGCGCCACCGAGATCTGCATGCAAGGCGGCATCAATCCCGAAATGGACGCCTTCGAGTACCGCGACATGCTGGTGGCGATCAAAGCCCGCTTTCCGCAGATCCACATCCACGCCTACTCGCCGATGGAAATCATGTACGGCGCCCGCCGTACCGGCATGAGCTATAACGACTACATCCGCATGCTGCGCGACGCCGGCCTCGGCACCATCCCGGGCACCGCCGCCGAGATCCTCGACGACCAAGTCCGCGAAGTCCTCAGCCACAAGAAGGTGAGTGTAAGCACCTGGCGTGAGATCATCACCACCGCTCACCGCTTGGGGGTGCGCACCAGCTCGACGCTGATGTACGGCCACATCGAGCAACCCGAGCACGTCGCGCGCCATCTCGAGCTGATCCGCTCGATACAAAAAGAAACCGGCGGGTTTACCGAGTTCGTGCCGCTGCGCTTCATCCACACCTACACCAAGCTGTACCAGAAGGGGCTGGTGAATCCGCCGCCCAAGGGCGCGGTGGACTTGCGCATGTACGCCTGCGCCCGCTTGCTGCTGCGCGGCGCGATCGACAACATCCAGACCTCGTGGGTCAAGCTGGGCACCGAGCTGGCGCAGCTGACCCTGGCGGCCGGGTGCAACGACTTCGGCGGCACCTTGATGGAGGAGTCCATCTCCCGCTTGGCCGGCGCCGATGCCGGCGAGTATCTTCCCGTCGGCGAGATCCGGGCGCTGATCGCGGGCATGGGCCGCATCCCGGTGCAGCGCACCACCACCTATGGGCGGCTCGAAGCAACGGGAGCAGGCGAAAGCAATGGGCGGCAGGAAACCAGTGACCGTGCTGGCTGGCGGAGTGGGCGCGGCGCGCTTGCTGCGGGGCCTGCACTGCCTTCTTGAGCCGGCACAGCTCACCGTCATCGTCAACACCGGCGACGACGACACCTTCTTCGGCCTGCACGTCTCGCCCGACCTCGACACCGTCACTTACACGCTGGCGGGCCGAGTCGCGCCGCGGCCGGGTTGGGGGGTGCGCGGCGACTCGCTCGCCTGCCTCGGCGCGCTGGCGCGGTATTATCCCGAAACCTGGTTTCAGCTCGGCGACCAGGACTTGGCGACACACATCTTCCGCACCGAGCGGCTGCGCCGCGGCGACTCGCTGTCCACCGTCACCGGCGCAATCGCCGCGGGTCATGGCTTGCGGGTGCGGTTGCTACCGATGAGCGATGACCCCGTGCGCACCGTCGTTCACCTGCGCGGCCGCGGCCCGGTGGCGTTTCAGCGCTATCTGGTCAAAGGCGGCGGCCGCGGGCGGGTCGAACGGGTCGAGTTCGCCGGCTTGCGGCGGGCGCGGCCGGCAACCGGGGTACTGGCTGCGATCCGTGAGGCACAGATTGTGATCATACCGCCGAGCAATCCGATCGTGAGCATCGGACCGATCGTCGGGCTGCGGGGCGTGCGCCCGGCGCTGCGCACCACGGCAGCGCGCATCGCCGCGG
This genomic window from Deltaproteobacteria bacterium contains:
- a CDS encoding 2-phospho-L-lactate transferase encodes the protein MGGRKPVTVLAGGVGAARLLRGLHCLLEPAQLTVIVNTGDDDTFFGLHVSPDLDTVTYTLAGRVAPRPGWGVRGDSLACLGALARYYPETWFQLGDQDLATHIFRTERLRRGDSLSTVTGAIAAGHGLRVRLLPMSDDPVRTVVHLRGRGPVAFQRYLVKGGGRGRVERVEFAGLRRARPATGVLAAIREAQIVIIPPSNPIVSIGPIVGLRGVRPALRTTAARIAAVSPIVGGAPIKGPAHRLLRGLGHEVSPFGVAQLYRDFVDLFVLDRRDAAHAPRIERLGMRTLVTDTIMTTAAKSRALAAALLQEVQA
- the cofG gene encoding 7,8-didemethyl-8-hydroxy-5-deazariboflavin synthase CofG, which encodes MQAAGTVAWAAPDPRLTSDVLAAALERAAAGEQVTQTEAEVLINLDDQRLPELFAGARRLRERYKGSTVTYSPKVFLPVTNLCRDFCGYCTFRKDPNDPEAWTMMPDEIRTWSRDGRARGCREALLCLGDKPELVFKSYRTTLAALGHRTTIEYVRRACEIALAEGLLPHTNAGLMTRAEMASLKPVNASMGLMLESMSPRLCQKGGPHHHAPDKDPALRLQMIHEAGELQIPFTTGILVGIGETRAECVTSLLAIRAAHQRCGHIQEVIVQNFRAKPSSAMAVSPEPDTLELARTIAVCRLLMPAMNIQAPPNLSPYDHRLILNAGINDWGGISPLTRDYVNPEAPWPHVAALADTCRGAGAKLTPRLPIYDEFIDRPGFLDPELRARVRAFTAEGVLPC
- the cofH gene encoding 5-amino-6-(D-ribitylamino)uracil--L-tyrosine 4-hydroxyphenyl transferase CofH — translated: MLTRHIRELVNDPRPLDTVVAAASPATRAILERALCAHELSVAEGVHLLGVTGADLAALVKTADHVRACDAGNEVTYVINRNINWTNICFVGCQFCAFARLRNDQEAYNHDADYVLDKVQDALARGATEICMQGGINPEMDAFEYRDMLVAIKARFPQIHIHAYSPMEIMYGARRTGMSYNDYIRMLRDAGLGTIPGTAAEILDDQVREVLSHKKVSVSTWREIITTAHRLGVRTSSTLMYGHIEQPEHVARHLELIRSIQKETGGFTEFVPLRFIHTYTKLYQKGLVNPPPKGAVDLRMYACARLLLRGAIDNIQTSWVKLGTELAQLTLAAGCNDFGGTLMEESISRLAGADAGEYLPVGEIRALIAGMGRIPVQRTTTYGRLEATGAGESNGRQETSDRAGWRSGRGALAAGPALPS